The Phaeodactylum tricornutum CCAP 1055/1 chromosome 8, whole genome shotgun sequence genome has a window encoding:
- a CDS encoding predicted protein, which produces MNVLWSGSLASLLMASIVSALFNRSSSTWRAVTEMGSTLSNLGTFSSSSIPGPRKRTIRILPNTVQQVHVVILVHGWMGNPSELAYLQSTMERQASTIEADDPAIIFYVHSAEANDGRTSDGIEAGGKRLAGEVNKILCDAMESDASRRDVSLSFVGNSLGGLYARYALSQIDALQQCSLSNDKISQKSSRVIPRVFCTTATPHLGVSRYTYLPLPRAAEYIVAKVLKPTGLDLFRYTEVIQNLATQKKFLDPLRSFAKRIAYANAYSTDFQVPTATAGFLADTDSTHRRVAFQENSSFVELIVETPKYVDDKFDSGGSDESPATCEDLSRRLDALGWTKVFCDVRGSLPSVPLPFHTKDAWSSDSAHRSKTYTSRELLASLAGLDWGRWHAPFGHTVLVANSKNDVYSKLNAAGQPIMDQLASDLIQDILREEL; this is translated from the coding sequence ATGAATGTGTTGTGGTCTGGTTCACTCGCTAGTTTGCTCATGGCGTCCATTGTCAGTGCTCTATTCAACCGGAGTAGCAGTACCTGGCGAGCCGTTACGGAAATGGGATCCACACTCTCCAATCTCGGCACAttttcgtcatcttccatcCCCGGGCCAAGAAAGCGAACGATCAGGATTCTCCCCAATACCGTGCAACAAGTTCATGTAGTAATATTGGTACACGGTTGGATGGGAAACCCATCGGAACTTGCATATCTTCAATCGACAATGGAGCGACAAGCGTCCACAATAGAAGCAGACGACCCAGCCATAATATTTTATGTACACAGCGCCGAAGCGAACGATGGGCGAACAAGTGACGGAATtgaagctggtggaaaacGACTGGCAGGCGAAGTGAATAAAATACTCTGCGACGCAATGGAGAGTGATGCATCACGACGCGACGTATCGCTCTCGTTTGTCGGGAACTCCTTGGGTGGTTTATACGCACGTTATGCGCTGAGCCAGATTGATGCTTTGCAACAGTGTAGCCTTTCCAACGATAAAATCTCCCAAAAGAGTTCCAGAGTCATTCCCAGAGTCTTCTGCACCACAGCCACACCGCATTTGGGAGTCAGCAGATACACTTACCTGCCACTACCACGCGCGGCGGAGTACATTGTAGCCAAAGTGCTGAAACCCACTGGTTTGGATCTTTTTCGCTACACGGAAGTAATTCAAAATTTGGCGACCCAAAAAAAATTTCTGGATCCCCTCCGATCGTTTGCCAAACGAATCGCCTATGCCAATGCGTATTCAACCGACTTCCAAGTGCCTACTGCCACAGCTGGATTTTTGGCTGATACTGACTCAACTCATCGAAGGGTAGCTTTTCAAGAAAACTCCTCTTTCGTTGAGTTGATCGTCGAGACGCCAAAGTATGTGGATGATAAATTCGATAGCGGGGGTTCGGATGAGTCTCCGGCCACTTGCGAAGACCTCTCGCGTcgtttggatgctttgggCTGGACTAAAGTATTTTGCGATGTGAGAGGGAGTCTCCCATCGGTGCCGTTGCCTTTTCACACTAAAGATGCCTGGAGCTCGGATAGTGCGCACCGATCAAAAACGTATACGTCCCGGGAACTATTGGCATCTTTGGCGGGTCTGGATTGGGGACGATGGCATGCTCCTTTCGGTCACACTGTGCTCGTAGCGAATTCCAAGAACGACGTATATTCCAAGTTGAATGCAGCGGGACAACCCATTATGGATCAGCTCGCATCTGATTTAATTCAAGATATCTTACGCGAAGAGTTATAG
- a CDS encoding predicted protein, which produces MTDMYDEPKKYEGNLSPYPHNEITEPGRAKDPVAYLLATEQRARERQVAYETVKLLRQRVIHCYRKEGVNHYENCRQEAQDLFDIITKKDLGQLHPKWEKPEMNDGW; this is translated from the exons ATGACGGACATGTACGACGAGCCCAAAAAATATGAAGGCAATCTCAGTCCCTATCCCCACAACGAAATCACCGAA CCCGGCCGTGCCAAAGACCCCGTGGCGTACTTGCTAGCTACGGAACAGCGCGCAAGGGAACGCCAGGTCGCTTACGAGACGGTAAAGCTGCTCCGCCAGCGAGTGATTCATTGCTACCGCAAAGAAGGTGTGAATCATTACGAAAACTGTCGCCAGGAAGCCCAAGATCTATTCGACATAATTACCAAAAAGGATTTGGGTCAGCTACATCCTAAGTGGGAGAAGCCGGAAATGAACGATGGATGGTAA
- a CDS encoding predicted protein: MTDSPFRYDEALLRACASSNPESQTASLNDPHTVSQTLSAADTSFLLRLEEDTIRSTAKSAKDCCIVLFRQHAEHYGRRIPLGGTRAMTDDYNVFQRFQNFVQNVVFVHEHNTEACRHPEQHTVTLNRFSDQKMDEVLPDSDSDAGHVWPHGRSLWESWPFSEDGDEWNLENEGVLTHLSSPEMIYDVSANLAIGHGSMNRLKPKKKKTTVQDGPSQVLRIPVNDPVQLQPFQVLEGYDSDNDGALLSIKMSKHYKRSKAAVVDQTEEEKTDDYGTYLNWATGSNPDGVPIVHGAFDQGLCGSCWAFAAAGSLEASASRRAAYDAYKGYQTTFFRQPSNETARTRAIAYAQQIELEAFQMLNLSVQELLDCDVAADQGCTGGNPLLSFYYIHKYGLTSWQDYPYVGFQDVCHKDRVKRPVATVKSWGIISSNHEDHMELVLRFIGPVAVGVNGASSSFLSYKGGVYDMPSCKQTANHALLIVGYGQEVQIGGNVTRYWIARNSWGTGWGENGYIRVQRGDGRKGTPGVCGIARSPSVALGGLLLKERSITFTYGALGRSGEGSDYPVQHFCTRWGFDPESLCGSLATWVDLHKATTLGLLGIFVGLLALWPLSTDCRRRRRRRLLREQKRQEQLDQTCLPIEEASLLVKSKTHYANHKEYGAANQP; encoded by the exons ATGACGGACTCGCCGTTTCGTTACGATGAAGCTCTGCTACGAGCTTGTGCCTCATCCAACCCAGAGTCACAAACCGCATCCTTGAACGATCCGCACACAGTTTCTCAGACACTGTCCGCCGCCGATACTTCCTTCCTCCTACGACTCGAGGAGGATACGATTCGCAGTACCGCCAAAAGTGCGAAGGACTGCTGCATCGTGTTGTTCCGTCAGCACGCCGAACATTACGGCAGAAGGATTCCGCTTGGAGGCACTCGAGCGATGACTGACGACTACAACGTGTTCCAACGCTTTCAAAACTTTGTACAGAATGTTGTCTTTGTCCATGAACACAACACCGAGGCTTGTCGACATCCGGAGCAGCACACAGTTACTTTGAATCGCTTTTCCGATCAAAAGATGGATGAAGTCCTTCCGGACAGCGACAGCGACGCTGGACATGTTTGGCCTCATGGGCGCTCCTTGTGGGAATCTTGGCCCTTCTCAGAAGATGGGGACGAATGGAACTTGGAAAATGAAGGTGTGCTGACCCATTTATCGTCTCCAGAAATGATATACGACGTTTCGGCCAACTTGGCGATCGGGCACGGCTCCATGAATCGCCTgaaaccgaaaaagaaaaagactaCAGTTCAAGATGGACCGTCTCAAGTGTTGCGTATACCGGTAAACGATCCTGTACAACTCCAACCATTTCAGGTATTGGAGGGGTACGATTCGGACAATGATGGCGCATTACTATCAATAAAAATGTCCAAGCACTACAAACGATCCAAGGCTGCTGTAGTCGATCAGACAGAAGAGGAAAAGACGGATGACTATGGAACTTACTTAAACTGGGCAACAGGGTCCAATCCTGATGGTGTTCCAATCGTTCACGGAGCGTTTGACCAG GGCCTTTGTGGGTCGTGCTGGGCATTTGCCGCCGCGGGTTCCTTGGAAGCAAGCGCTTCGCGAAGAGCGGCGTATGATGCTTACAAAGGATACCAAACCACCTTTTTTCGACAGCCTAGCAACGAAACAGCTCGAACTCGCGCCATTGCGTACGCTCAGCAGATTGAGTTGGAAGCTTTTCAAATGCTCAATCTTTCCGTCCAGGAGTTGTTGGACTGTGATGTTGCGGCTGATCAAGGGTGTACTGGTGGTAATCCCTTGCTTTCGTTTTACTATATCCATAAGTATGGCCTCACCAGTTGGCAGGATTATCCGTACGTTGGATTCCAAGACGTCTGCCACAAAGATCGGGTCAAGCGCCCGGTAGCGACGGTGAAATCTTGGGGTATTATATCTTCAAATCATGAGGATCATATGGAACTTGTGCTGCGCTTCATTGGGCCCGTAGCTGTGGGCGTTAACGGTGCAAGCTCTTCGTTTCTCTCTTATAAAGGTGGTGTATACGATATGCCGAGTTGCAAACAGACTGCCAATCACGCGTTATTAATTGTTGGATATGGACAGGAAGTCCAGATAGGTGGAAATGTTACGAGATACTGGATCGCGAGGAATTCGTGGGGGACTGGATGGGGGGAAAACGGGTACATCCGAGTTCAACGCGGAGATGGACGCAAAGGAACCCCGGGAGTTTGTGGTATAGCGCGGAGCCCGTCTGTTGCTCTAGGAGGGCTTCTTTTGAAGGAACGGAGCATCACTTTTACGTATGGGGCCCTGGGTCGGAGTGGTGAAGGTAGCGACTATCCAGTACAACATTTCTGCACGCGATGGGGGTTCGATCCAGAAAGTTTGTGCGGAAGCTTGGCCACTTGGGTTGATCTTCACAAAGCGACCACGCTTGGTCTGTTGGGTATATTCGTTGGGCTTTTGGCGCTTTGGCCGCTTTCCACTGATTGCCGTAGGCGTCGTCGTAGACGGCTGTTGCGGGAGCAGAAGCGACAAGAACAGCTGGATCAAACTTGTCTGCCGATCGAAGAAGCCTCGCTACTAGTCAAATCAAAGACACATTATGCCAATCACAAGGAGTACGGCGCAGCAAATCAGCCATAG
- a CDS encoding predicted protein, translating into MAHVDSVDLPSIIELSKDPFMKQVSHAEKILPLLEEVGSEEETEGRLKAMFSHSDGIRGFFVTYLTSNSLESTAEEASVPPVLISAMKASESAELISLACMNVIMPTAMVSMHESQELAAQSMKTAARAIEVLAALKARPSVEAQCEAILSVAMGESVKTDSDRINYWNEFFDKWGYKDVQKRDIAKAIRSVLNR; encoded by the coding sequence ATGGCCCACGTCGATTCTGTAGATTTGCCTTCGATCATAGAGCTGTCCAAGGATCCTTTCATGAAACAGGTTTCGCACGCAGAGAAAATTTTGCCACTTCTTGAGGAAGTCGGATCTGAGGAAGAAACAGAGGGTCGACTGAAAGCTATGTTCTCGCATTCGGATGGAATCCGGGGATTTTTTGTGACTTATTTAACTAGCAATAGTTTGGAATCAACTGCGGAAGAAGCAAGCGTTCCGCCTGTACTGATTTCGGCAATGAAAGCATCCGAATCTGCGGAACTTATATCATTGGCGTGTATGAACGTTATCATGCCTACAGCTATGGTTAGCATGCACGAGAGCCAGGAATTGGCGGCGCAGTCAATGAAGACCGCTGCGCGCGCTATCGAAGTGCTGGCTGCGTTGAAGGCAAGGCCATCTGTTGAAGCCCAGTGCGAAGCAATTCTTTCGGTGGCCATGGGTGAAAGCGTCAAAACGGACTCCGATCGCATCAATTATTGGAATGAATTTTTCGACAAGTGGGGCTACAAAGATGTTCAGAAACGAGATATTGCCAAGGCTATTCGGTCCGTTTTGAATAGATGA
- a CDS encoding predicted protein (Gene of unknown function. Contain 1 transmembrane domain and a mitochindrial targeting sequence predicted by targetP. There is EST data for this gene under nitrate starvation.; EST support.; Pt_37385, Gene of unknownn function with) codes for MRLQSHEPASPRTKPASRRRSTTLALAALLSSALLSVTSAQSVSVPFDSFSLQLPLTFRCSVADGTLNRGDRDSEQIRDAADACLTTYAVSDCNLTPILVQLGATRCAGEGLVQIAGGYFIFGSGSTVTEDQVETCVRSAMESPVCLSSIQERYNYIDDVTFSLDTTTPIGVPTASPLAAPSQAPVLTPSIAPTVVATAQPSSAPVLAASVAPTLTPTGQASASPSIQVTASPSVSQGETPPPSQGETPPSSSETASTGAPVSGTATGGPTAAPNSSGTNGPTSDGVVGLEREPVAADDSASNGVIVGSVLGATLIALILALLLYRKKEDRKWKDQTANDDSLDHDDIMTRKPKSLSDKDSLSPKPRSAGVAAAAAPVGLFGRLFGTKATGCGEDEEDLEVASGGGMLLNISMAESSSTAGSGVEAYLYPPASVESFEQDRRAQSYIQKDMIGSNEDVPMSRKLNGSPPRRLFGLTYASRLNDEGIPDREETSEDDEEEEAAKMFEPKGSLYHEDLSVSTTSDSDAFTPAGRVNDGASLLDMGEKKRKYNLEQVQLAEAQERKSSPRNGTPPFF; via the coding sequence ATGAGACTTCAATCACACGAACCTGCTTCACCCCGAACGAAGCCTGCTAGTCGACGCCGTTCCACAACTCTGGCTTTAGCAGCGTTGTTGTCATCGGCCCTGCTTTCGGTGACATCGGCGCAGTCGGTTTCGGTGCCATTTGATAGTTTTTCCCTGCAATTGCCATTAACCTTTCGGTGCTCTGTTGCCGACGGTACCCTCAATCGTGGGGATCGGGATTCGGAACAGATCCGCGATGCGGCCGACGCGTGTCTTACAACGTACGCAGTTTCCGACTGCAATCTAACTCCTATCTTGGTCCAACTCGGCGCGACGCGATGTGCAGGAGAGGGTCTCGTTCAGATTGCCGGAGGCTATTTCATCTTTGGCAGCGGTAGCACTGTCACCGAAGACCAAGTCGAGACCTGCGTTCGATCAGCTATGGAATCTCCTGTATGTTTGTCTTCTATTCAAGAAAGGTACAACTACATCGATGATGTTACTTTCAGCCTTGATACTACGACCCCGATTGGAGTGCCAACAGCGTCTCCTTTAGCAGCGCCATCGCAGGCTCCCGTGCTGACTCCATCGATCGCTCCCACAGTCGTAGCAACAGCGCAGCCCAGCAGCGCTCCTGTTCTAGCCGCTTCTGTGGCTCCGACGTTGACTCCCACGGGACAGGCCAGTGCAAGTCCGTCTATCCAAGTGACTGCAAGTCCGTCGGTATCCCAAGGTGAAACGCCCCCGCCGTCCCAAGGGGAAACGcctccatcgtcgtcggaaacGGCCTCCACTGGGGCCCCTGTCTCGGGGACGGCGACTGGAGGCCCCACGGCGGCTCCCAACTCGTCTGGAACCAACGGACCGACGAGTGACGGGGTCGTTGGTCTAGAACGAGAGCCGGTAGCTGCAGATGACTCCGCTTCCAACGGTGTTATCGTGGGAAGCGTCTTGGGAGCAACCTTAATTGCCTTGATTCTAGCGTTGCTCCTGTATCGCAAGAAAGAGGACCGAAAGTGGAAAGACCAGActgccaacgacgacagccTCGATCACGATGACATCATGACGCGAAAACCCAAGAGCCTATCCGACAAAGATAGCTTGAGTCCGAAACCAAGAAGTGCTGGGGTCGCCGCGGCTGCGGCTCCAGTAGGACTTTTTGGACGTTTGTTTGGAACCAAAGCGACAGGTTGCGGtgaggacgaagaggacTTGGAAGTTGCTTCGGGTGGGGGAATGTTGTTGAACATTTCAATGGCCGAAAGCAGCTCCACCGCAGGTAGTGGCGTGGAAGCCTACCTGTACCCACCTGCGAGTGTAGAGAGCTTTGAACAAGACAGACGTGCGCAGTCCTACATTCAGAAAGATATGATAGGAAGCAACGAGGATGTGCCGATGAGTAGAAAGCTCAACGGTAGTCCTCCCCGCAGGCTTTTCGGTCTGACTTATGCATCTAGACTAAACGACGAGGGTATTCCAGACAGAGAGGAAACCTcggaagacgatgaggaggaagaagcaGCCAAAATGTTTGAACCGAAAGGATCATTGTATCATGAAGATCTTTCTGTAAGCACGACCAGTGATTCAGATGCCTTCACACCCGCCGGGCGTGTCAACGACGGAGCAAGCTTGTTAGATATGGGCGAGAAAAAGCGAAAATACAACCTGGAGCAAGTGCAACTTGCCGAAGCGCAGGAGCGGAAGAGCAGCCCTCGTAACGGAACTCCACCGTTCTTTTAG
- a CDS encoding predicted protein, with the protein MKYTSTRNGSIVTSFEDAICSGYAPDGGLFVPECLPPITTTHLQNWSALTYPELSQTILRLFIAPDEVPEHALQNICTSAFEGFENPAHAVPVIQVGSIFVAELFHGPTFCFKDLGMRTVVNLLSYFSQKRQRSITLLVSTTGDTGPAAVRAVSDIGNPLLTILVHYPEGQISEFQRKQLTTVDSSCVRVATFQGGGDDMDRPIKNLLSQQSYTDSNTLLTGVNSYNIGRPLMQMVHYVWTYLRVLEELGKIPGDPDVKLDIVLPTGAMGNLAGGYMAKKMGLPLGKLNAGVNANDITHRVVQTGEFYKSETMLKTLSDAINIQVPYNFERLLFYLTNGQHDLVRAWMTTMDATNRLNLDREWLTVLQRDFNSARLSDEEMCTTIRSTQEQFGYLVDPHTAIAIGAAQKLGCGLDRVTTVHPTVILATASPCKFEESVTAAITGAGWAAYLQNGFPAAARGITELPERSPIVYLAKAGGTLSSWQAEWEERARAIVADLGAANGYRCVTQSK; encoded by the coding sequence ATGAAATACACTTCGACGCGCAACGGATCGATTGTGACTAGCTTTGAAGATGCAATTTGTTCGGGGTACGCGCCCGACGGAGGCCTATTCGTCCCGGAATGCCTGCCACCTATCACCACCACGCATCTACAAAACTGGTCGGCCTTGACCTATCCGGAACTTTCCCAAACGATCTTGCGACTTTTTATTGCTCCAGACGAAGTTCCAGAACATGCCCTACAAAACATTTGTACGTCCGCGTTCGAAGGATTCGAAAATCCAGCGCACGCCGTTCCGGTAATCCAAGTCGGCTCCATTTTCGTTGCCGAACTCTTTCACGGTCCCACCTTTTGTTTCAAAGACCTGGGAATGCGAACCGTCGTAAACCTACTTTCTTACTTTAGCCAGAAACGCCAACGTTCTATCACGCTATTGGTATCGACTACGGGGGACACCGGCCCAGCTGCTGTCCGGGCAGTCAGCGATATCGGCAATCCTCTCTTGACCATACTCGTACACTACCCGGAGGGTCAAATCTCCGAGTTTCAGCGGAAACAGCTAACGACGGTGGATTCTTCATGTGTACGCGTAGCGACCTTTCAAGGGGGAGGGGACGACATGGATCGGCCCATAAAGAATCTTCTTTCCCAACAGTCCTACACGGACAGTAACACGCTGCTGACTGGCGTCAACTCGTACAACATTGGGCGACCCTTGATGCAAATGGTACACTATGTCTGGACGTATCTACGGGTACTAGAAGAGCTCGGCAAAATCCCCGGAGATCCTGACGTCAAGTTGGATATCGTGTTGCCCACCGGGGCGATGGGGAATTTAGCAGGAGGTTACATGGCCAAAAAGATGGGCTTACCCCTCGGCAAGCTGAATGCTGGCGTGAACGCCAACGACATCACGCACCGTGTCGTACAGACCGGTGAATTTTACAAAAGTGAGACCATGCTCAAGACCTTGTCGGATGCCATTAATATTCAGGTTCCGTACAATTTCGAGCGTCTATTGTTTTATCTGACCAATGGTCAACACGATTTGGTTCGAGCTTGGATGACAACGATGGATGCTACGAATCGACTGAATCTCGATCGTGAATGGCTCACTGTGCTGCAACGGGATTTCAACAGTGCCCGGctgtcggacgaagaaatgtGCACGACGATCCGTTCCACGCAAGAACAGTTCGGTTACTTGGTTGATCCGCACACCGCCATCGCCATTGGTGCCGCCCAAAAACTGGGTTGTGGTCTGGATCGAGTCACTACGGTCCATCCAACCGTCATCCTGGCGACGGCTTCGCCTTGCAAGTTTGAAGAATCCGTCACGGCGGCTATTACCGGTGCGGGATGGGCTGCCTACTTGCAAAATGGTTTTCCAGCCGCCGCCCGAGGGATCACGGAATTGCCGGAACGATCGCCCATTGTGTATCTAGCGAAGGCCGGCGGAACTCTCTCGAGTTGGCAAGCCGAATGGGAGGAACGGGCACGAGCAATCGTGGCCGATCTCGGAGCCGCCAACGGCTACCGATGCGTTACGCAATCTAAGTAG
- a CDS encoding predicted protein: protein MNASALSSSKNTRTWILLAIATASAAATVWIIRKRRRHETAEECRITKKAKNLDFHGDTNQHPGVAGARRTIALPTHMERELYKESRRKRMIPKLAMKKPMYDNIRMCDPDGILLSSISLKKARWYVKKNLASWISDDCIQLNFQPKKGLTRHDQNQQEHRKIYNQNFKINQCVVCGADERYMRHYVVPYVYRSQFPSAYKTHLPHDVVLLCPECHVTVEKASQRRMRNLEQALRQQLSVDPKLTSQPFFVDPRLHKVQSSAFALLRWKHTLPESRVAEYESLLREWWDLSADESLTVDHLERAGAVDDKIVNVQYVPGSDLVIDSLGKDDPERIATFVRGWRRHFQATHRPRFLPTGWNIDSPVVSDVRPSTDLASGV, encoded by the coding sequence ATGAATGCGTCGGCATTGTCGTCCTCGAAGAATACTCGTACCTGGATTTTACTAGCCATTGCCACCGCCTCTGCGGCAGCTACTGTTTGGATTATAAGGAAACGGCGGAGACATGAAACAGCGGAAGAATGCCGAATAAcgaaaaaggccaagaatTTGGATTTCCATGGAGATACCAACCAGCACCCAGGTGTCGCTGGAGCTAGGAGGACGATTGCTCTGCCTACCCACATGGAACGAGAGCTGTACAAGGAGAGTCGCCGGAAACGAATGATCCCCAAACTTGCCATGAAAAAACCTATGTACGATAACATTCGCATGTGTGATCCCGATGGGATATTGCTGTCGTCGATTTCGCTCAAAAAGGCCAGGTGGTACGTGAAGAAAAATCTAGCATCATGGATATCCGATGATTGTATACAATTAAACTTTCAACCAAAGAAAGGTTTGACACGGCATGATCAAAATCAACAAGAGCACCGCAAAATCTACAATCAAAACTTCAAAATCAATCAGTGCGTGGTGTGCGGCGCCGACGAACGGTACATGCGGCACTATGTGGTACCTTACGTGTACCGCTCCCAGTTTCCGTCCGCATACAAAACCCATCTGCCACACGATGTGGTCCTACTGTGTCCCGAGTGCCACGTAACGGTGGAGAAGGCATCGCAACGGCGGATGCGGAATTTGGAGCAAGCCCTACGGCAACAGCTTTCTGTTGATCCCAAGTTGACATCGCAACCGTTCTTTGTCGATCCTCGCTTGCACAAGGTTCAGAGCAGTGCCTTTGCGTTGTTGCGGTGGAAACACACTCTTCCCGAGAGTCGTGTTGCGGAATACGAGAGCTTACTGAGGGAATGGTGGGACTTGTCGGCTGACGAAAGTCTGACGGTCGACCATTTGGAACGGGCGGGGGCAGTCGATGACAAAATCGTAAACGTGCAATACGTGCCAGGCTCCGATTTGGTTATTGATTCACTGGGCAAGGACGACCCCGAACGTATTGCTACATTTGTCCGTGGCTGGCGACGGCATTTTCAAGCCACCCATCGACCTCGTTTTTTACCAACAGGCTGGAATATTGACAGTCCCGTCGTTTCCGATGTCCGTCCGAGTACAGATCTGGCAAGCGGAGTATGA
- a CDS encoding predicted protein, whose protein sequence is MTLPRRKFRSAWFLYQVLVQGLSVSRCLVWSADSDTSSLTPCAILGSLRSQSSHAAVPSEPLFAQPRGLQESSQPDSFLPTDELPQFRLDLPAFQVFLSPTPYEFDTETLDDLYGKIERTLWKRFETSNLSRNVLFRYLLLSDIRLEQFVNDTSIVSLGTGVVAYLGSEDSIEMETSSANGTQTRKSLLAMIEEAINGQLVETLQSSPLFEFIQVARFVSENNRTDEPTPNGVQTDDGKASASASNVNVGLLSGGIVACAALIALVGLFIYRKRDAAAQIVVVDPDEYNVKQSWKKDEDVATLGSSFDQSPPATPSQESAPPLFPTCDQSLVDESESDAFTVLTEDGDCSVIKSLAEQKSHATGVPLRSIVTTETFERDRVVQVRKDMLTSPWTGRLPSLRNSSTGKSSVSSHLDVTDEEQHRHPQRPGVASSRDLSRHVDLPPEPFVSDAFAQVNEGEEDSTVDALV, encoded by the coding sequence ATGACTTTACCAAGGCGTAAATTTCGGAGCGCTTGGTTCCTGTATCAAGTGCTGGTTCAAGGTTTGTCCGTTAGTAGATGTCTGGTCTGGTCGGCGGATAGTGATACCAGCAGTCTTACGCCTTGCGCCATACTGGGCTCTTTACGGAGTCAAAGCAGCCACGCAGCGGTTCCATCGGAGCCATTGTTCGCCCAACCGCGTGGTTTGCAAGAGTCATCCCAACCGGATTCGTTCCTACCCACTGACGAGCTACCCCAATTTCGACTCGACTTGCCGGCTTTCCAAGTTTTCCTGTCACCGACGCCATACGAATTTGATACAGAGACACTGGATGACTTGTACGGCAAGATTGAGAGGACCTTGTGGAAACGATTCGAAACGTCCAATCTGTCACGCAATGTGCTCTTTCGATACTTACTGTTGAGTGACATCCGCTTGGAGCAGTTTGTAAACGACACTTCCATTGTCTCGCTGGGCACGGGAGTCGTCGCATATTTGGGGAGTGAGGATTCCATAGAAATGGAAACAAGCAGCGCCAATGGCACGCAGACGCGCAAATCGCTCTTGGCCATGATTGAAGAAGCCATCAATGGGCAATTGGTAGAGACGTTGCAAAGCTCACCATTATTCGAATTTATTCAAGTGGCGCGATTTGTTTCCGAAAATAACCGCACTGATGAACCCACTCCGAACGGGGTACAAACAGATGATGGCAAAGCTTCGGCCTCGGCCTCCAATGTTAATGTTGGTTTGCTGTCGGGTGGTATTGTAGCATGTGCGGCATTGATAGCACTGGTCGGTCTTTTTATTTACAGGAAGCGAGATGCTGCCGCACAGATTGTCGTGGTTGATCCTGACGAATACAATGTCAAACAATCGTGGAAAAAGGACGAAGACGTTGCAACCCTCGGTTCTAGTTTTGATCAGTCCCCGCCCGCAACTCCAAGCCAAGAATCGGCACCACCTCTCTTCCCAACTTGTGACCAGTCGCTGGTGGACGAGAGCGAATCCGACGCCTTCACCGTGCTCACGGAAGATGGGGACTGCTCCGTTATTAAGTCCTTGGCGGAGCAAAAATCCCACGCCACTGGTGTGCCGCTCCGTTCGATCGTTACCACCGAAACTTTTGAGCGAGATCGTGTGGTTCAGGTACGGAAAGACATGCTGACGTCTCCCTGGACTGGGCGATTGCCTTCATTACGAAACAGTTCAACTGGGAAAAGTTCTGTATCGTCGCATTTAGATGTGACTGATGAAGAGCAACATCGACATCCTCAGCGCCCTGGTGTCGCATCTTCGCGAGACTTGTCGCGGCACGTTGATCTACCGCCAGAACCGTTTGTATCTGATGCTTTTGCCCAAGTAAATGAAGGTGAAGAAGATTCAACTGTAGATGCTTTGGTGTAA